The Pseudomonas bijieensis DNA window CGCCAGCCGCGTGGCTGGGCCTGGCTCGAGGGCCAGTTTTCCCGCATGGCGAACCTGGGCGACGTCGGTGCGCAAAGCTTCTATGGGCACATCCTCACGTTTCGCGGCCAAGGGCTGGGTGCCCGTGAAGAAGGGATTCGCCTGCTGCGGCTGGCGGCATTGGCTGGGGATGGCAAGGCGGCCTACCAGGTTGGCGTGATCAGCCTGGCCGGTACAGCCAGCAAGACGCCAGACCCGGTTGAAGCGGCACGTTGGTG harbors:
- a CDS encoding SEL1-like repeat protein, yielding MLWRLKARGGYWLARRLFHWSWFVRQPRGWAWLEGQFSRMANLGDVGAQSFYGHILTFRGQGLGAREEGIRLLRLAALAGDGKAAYQVGVISLAGTASKTPDPVEAARWWTLAAKAGHPLAEIKLKSLEDQDL